TTTCGGCTACATTATTCTTTAAGTAGTAGTCTATGGTGGCAATAGACGCTGCACATCCAATCGGGTGTGCCGCATAAGTGAAGCCATGCGGGAACATGTTCCCATCAAAGGCTGAATACACTTCGTCACTAAAGGCAACACCGCCGAAGGGTATAGTGGCATTGGTAATTCCTTTGGCCATGGTCATTATATCCGGCTTGATATCCCAATACTCTGAAGCGAACATCTTACCGGTTCTGGCAAAGCCGGTCATAACCTCATCAGTGATAAGAAGTATGTCATACTTCTTGCATATCTCCATCACCCTCGACCACCACTGAGGCGGAGGTTCTATACTGCCCGAGGAGCCTAGTATAGGTTCGGCAATGAAAGCAGCAATGCTGGCCGCCCCTTCTTCCAGAATAATTTTTTCCATGAAGTCAACACTCAACATGGCGCTATCAGGAACATCACCGAACATAGAGCGATAGTCATAGTAGCTAGGCACCCGTAGGAAGCCTGTCGGTGGTGGACCAAAGGGGTTATGAAACATGCCGCCCCCCAGCCCGGTAACGTAATTAGAATAGCCAGCCAGCCCATGATAACAGTTGTATAGGCTCATAATCTTGTACTTACCAGCCTGCCCCTTGAGATACCAGTAGGCTCGAGCAATTTTAAGCGCTGTGTCTACTGCTTCTGAACCGCCGCAGGTGTAGTAGAAATACCTCAAGCCTCCCGGGGTAATTTTGGCTAGCTTCTGGCACAATTCAAAGGCATATACATGCGGGTGACGAAAGAAACTGGAGATATAGTCAATATTATCAAGCGCCTCTTTTACAGCGTCAATAATCTCTTGGCAATGATGACCTAGGTTGGAGCAGACTAGCTGGGAGCTGAGGTCAATATATTCTTTGCCTTCAGTATCTACCAGATATATACCGTGAGCCTTCTCGAAAACAAAATCTACCTTCTGCCCAACTGTCCAAAAGGGATGGACATGATGTTCTAGGTCTGCTTGGATGAGTTCCTGGGTCCGTTTACTAACCATTTTGCTTCCTCCTAACTATGAATAGAATTTTGTCACTTAAATGACTGCCTCAATCGGCGTACAAACTAAACCATAAGGTCTCTTAACCAAGCTTTTTCCAATTGGTTGTCATAAATCCCCTCCTTGTTGTTGGCTCGCTATAGGAGTGGGGCCTCCGTCCTCACACTCCACCACTGACAATGTCAGTGGATTTGGGCTAAATTCAATAATTTCAATATATTATTTTAGCCTGAATTATGCGACAACCACCGCATTTCACTTACACACAGCCTTTCGCAACCGCCATCTAACTCGTTGGACCATTTGGGGGTGTTGAAAAGCGCTTTGCCTGCCGTATAATGACGATTTCTCGTAAAAATTTAGGAAGAAAACCCTAACCGTTGATTCTCAAGTAGAGTAACCCATAAAAATTTACTCTGTCAACCAATATAGAGCCATCACCTGAGTCCAAGCACTGCCCGGTAATGATGGCTCAGCGGAAAAGCCGAGGCCACAGCTACTTAACAATTGACCCGCCCCTTGTTGAGCGTTTCATGCTGAACCTGGAGAAGGCCTTTGGCCGTTTGCGGCGCAAGAAAAAGCCAGGGCCTAAAAAGGAGTCTAATAATTAAGTATACTATCCCCGGAACTCCGCATCAGTATACACCTTCGGAGTGTTACCCATGTTTTAAAACTACACACCCAATTTCCGAAAGCACTTGACATCGCTTCCCTTTATCGTATGATATATCATCTGACGAGGCGCGTGATATGAACTAT
Above is a window of Deltaproteobacteria bacterium DNA encoding:
- a CDS encoding aspartate aminotransferase family protein, encoding MVSKRTQELIQADLEHHVHPFWTVGQKVDFVFEKAHGIYLVDTEGKEYIDLSSQLVCSNLGHHCQEIIDAVKEALDNIDYISSFFRHPHVYAFELCQKLAKITPGGLRYFYYTCGGSEAVDTALKIARAYWYLKGQAGKYKIMSLYNCYHGLAGYSNYVTGLGGGMFHNPFGPPPTGFLRVPSYYDYRSMFGDVPDSAMLSVDFMEKIILEEGAASIAAFIAEPILGSSGSIEPPPQWWSRVMEICKKYDILLITDEVMTGFARTGKMFASEYWDIKPDIMTMAKGITNATIPFGGVAFSDEVYSAFDGNMFPHGFTYAAHPIGCAASIATIDYYLKNNVAENAAKVGKHIKERLETEFLPLPCVGLVEGRGVFQAIELVNDKESRAPVRQKVIAEFLQKLFDNGIWTRIQGPAGNRLQICPPCTITMEEADKALDILRPIITELKPQ